In Pseudomonas sp. DNDY-54, a genomic segment contains:
- a CDS encoding CinA family protein produces MQDLAEIVQFLSDKKMKLTTAESCTCGLMASLLGDIPGCGRVLDSGFVVYSPKAKNRLLHVSFETIETFGLTSEEVATEMAVGALNASVADIAIANTGVADDSEEDPGGTQCYAFALMQGERQVSISETVQFEGDRVQIRKQAARYGLEQLPSKYEQLLRKLAEHD; encoded by the coding sequence ATGCAAGACCTTGCTGAAATCGTGCAGTTTTTAAGCGACAAAAAGATGAAATTAACCACGGCCGAATCCTGCACCTGCGGACTGATGGCCTCGCTACTGGGCGACATCCCGGGCTGCGGCCGCGTGCTCGACAGCGGCTTCGTCGTGTACTCGCCAAAAGCTAAGAATCGGCTGCTCCATGTCAGTTTCGAAACCATCGAGACTTTCGGCCTCACCAGCGAGGAGGTCGCCACCGAGATGGCGGTCGGTGCGCTCAATGCCAGCGTCGCGGATATCGCCATCGCCAACACGGGGGTTGCGGACGACAGTGAAGAGGACCCCGGCGGCACGCAGTGTTATGCCTTCGCACTGATGCAAGGCGAACGCCAGGTCAGCATCAGCGAGACGGTGCAGTTCGAAGGGGACCGGGTGCAGATCCGCAAGCAGGCCGCTCGCTACGGGCTTGAGCAACTGCCTTCCAAGTACGAGCAGCTGTTACGCAAACTGGCCGAGCACGATTGA
- a CDS encoding mechanosensitive ion channel family protein, with protein sequence MAASFVVVLLSVFGRVLTAVMLRLGRGFLFTKAVSEQLEKPIRILLPLLGLQTVLTAASDDLVLIGATRRITTLLIIGCFTWLAMRLLRSVEQFVRLKNPVDITDNLRARQIQTQSRVLLRTLSFFVLLIGAAAMLMTFPAARQFGASLLASAGLAGLAVGFAARPVLANLIAGIQIAITQPIRLDDVVIVENEWGRIEEITGTYVIVRIWDDRRLVVPLQYFIEKPFQNWTRRNSSIIGSVFFWVDYSLPLEPLREELRRLCVEVPDLWDGRVIVLQVTDTSEKSIQLRVLVSSPDSSRNWDLRCHLRENLIGFIQRQFPHCLPMLRADLSVGQKTPIDTSVPDRVEPERQPPV encoded by the coding sequence ATGGCGGCGTCCTTCGTCGTGGTCTTGCTAAGTGTGTTCGGTCGCGTGTTGACGGCGGTGATGTTGCGATTGGGCCGCGGATTTCTCTTCACCAAGGCCGTATCCGAGCAACTGGAAAAACCGATCCGCATCTTGTTGCCCTTGCTCGGCCTGCAGACCGTTCTGACGGCTGCGAGCGACGATCTCGTGTTGATAGGCGCGACGCGTCGCATCACGACGCTACTGATCATCGGGTGTTTCACCTGGTTGGCGATGCGCCTGCTGCGGAGCGTCGAGCAGTTCGTGCGGCTGAAGAATCCGGTAGACATCACCGACAACCTGCGTGCGCGGCAGATCCAGACCCAATCGCGGGTGTTGCTGCGGACGCTGAGCTTCTTTGTCTTGCTGATCGGTGCGGCCGCGATGCTGATGACATTTCCGGCAGCTCGCCAGTTCGGTGCCAGCCTGCTCGCCTCCGCCGGCCTCGCCGGTCTCGCGGTCGGTTTCGCTGCCCGCCCCGTCCTGGCTAATCTCATCGCCGGGATTCAGATCGCGATCACCCAACCCATCCGCCTGGACGACGTGGTGATTGTCGAGAATGAATGGGGCCGGATTGAGGAAATCACCGGCACGTACGTCATCGTGCGGATATGGGACGACCGTCGGCTGGTAGTGCCGTTGCAATACTTCATTGAAAAACCGTTCCAGAACTGGACCCGCCGAAACTCCAGCATCATCGGCTCGGTTTTCTTCTGGGTGGACTACTCGTTGCCGCTGGAGCCGCTGCGCGAGGAGCTACGGCGACTGTGTGTGGAGGTCCCGGACCTGTGGGACGGGCGCGTCATTGTCCTGCAGGTGACCGATACCAGCGAGAAGTCCATTCAGCTGCGGGTACTGGTCAGCTCGCCCGATTCCTCACGCAACTGGGACCTACGCTGCCACCTGCGGGAAAACCTGATTGGCTTCATACAGCGGCAGTTCCCGCACTGCCTGCCCATGCTGCGAGCGGACCTCAGCGTCGGGCAGAAGACGCCCATCGACACATCGGTGCCGGACCGCGTGGAGCCCGAGCGTCAGCCACCGGTATAA
- a CDS encoding ferritin-like domain-containing protein has protein sequence MQSAQTGNDVRIERLIEWLRDAHAMEAQAETMLNKQASRIEHYPELKARIEQHITETQNQAKLIEGCLQRYDKSYSGFKDLGGKMMAMGQAMGGMMVNDEIVKGAQMGYVFENLEIASYEILIAAAKAVGDTQTEEVCTRILAEEVAMADWMCSHLAELTQAYLTRAQAPNTEAKR, from the coding sequence ATGCAAAGCGCACAAACTGGAAATGATGTCCGCATTGAACGTTTGATCGAATGGCTGCGTGATGCCCATGCGATGGAGGCCCAGGCCGAAACCATGCTCAACAAGCAGGCGAGTCGTATCGAGCATTATCCGGAGCTCAAAGCACGGATCGAGCAGCACATCACCGAGACTCAAAACCAGGCCAAGCTAATCGAAGGGTGCCTGCAGCGGTACGACAAATCGTATTCGGGCTTCAAGGACCTGGGCGGCAAGATGATGGCGATGGGGCAGGCCATGGGCGGGATGATGGTCAATGACGAGATTGTCAAAGGCGCGCAGATGGGTTACGTCTTTGAAAACCTCGAAATCGCTTCGTACGAGATTCTGATTGCGGCAGCCAAGGCCGTCGGCGATACCCAGACCGAGGAAGTTTGCACCCGTATTCTGGCTGAGGAAGTTGCCATGGCCGATTGGATGTGCAGCCATCTCGCCGAACTGACGCAGGCTTACCTAACCCGGGCACAGGCGCCGAACACTGAGGCCAAGCGCTGA
- a CDS encoding DUF1652 domain-containing protein has product MASRLPLLTIENILRDYLHPFRCDCRAQEDSRVTVRLYEEHLDGEELTVLGITDEQCRDAANLVRLAQELRFELYATRGGLMASPNPAEVAER; this is encoded by the coding sequence ATGGCTTCACGTCTACCTCTGCTGACGATAGAAAACATCCTTCGCGATTACCTTCATCCGTTCCGTTGCGACTGCCGCGCCCAGGAAGATAGCCGCGTCACCGTTCGACTCTACGAAGAGCATCTCGACGGTGAGGAACTTACGGTGCTCGGTATCACCGACGAACAGTGCCGCGACGCGGCGAATCTGGTCCGGCTCGCCCAGGAGCTGCGGTTCGAGCTATATGCCACGCGTGGCGGCCTGATGGCCTCGCCCAATCCTGCCGAAGTCGCCGAACGGTAA
- the ligD gene encoding DNA ligase D produces MALDEYNRKRDFAATPEPGGDAKPRAKRDKSQALQYCIQKHDASRLHYDFRLELDGTLKSWAVPKGPSLDPKSRRLAVHVEDHPLDYATFEGTIPAGHYGAGDVIVWDRGIWIPQGDPHEGYRKGKLKFALEGEKLSGTWNLVRTRMDGGKEQWFLIKSNDEAARPEQEYEIVKEQPDSVLSDRTLIPRKRGKAKLEVDAKPVKAPAARSRKKAEKATLSGAKPAPLPDSIKPQLATLVESVPDGDWRYEVKFDGYRIMARIESGKVQLFTRNGHDWTAKMPQQAEALAALGLESAWLDGEVVVPNEEGTPDFQALQNAFEVGRSGSIVYYLFDLPYLNGMDLREVPLEERRAALSQVLETNDNDLLRFSADFSEEPESMLESACQMKLEGLIGKRAGSTYVSKRSSSWVKIKCKNRQEFIIVGYTDPKGARSGFGALLLGLHDEKGELRYAGKVGTGFNQATLKSLHAKLKPLEVDKHPLAKAPPAADVRGAHWLKPDLMCEVAFAEMTRQGVIRHSVFHGLRADKPAKAITHERPAKAAKPAAGSGKSAGKNAVSAGGKIKISNPDRIIDKSIGATKMELARFYADVAPWALPYLRKRPLALVRAPEGIDGELFFQKHIEKLSIPHITQLDTALFPKHAALMTIDTVEALVSAAQMGTIELHTWNAVAPVLDHPDRFVLDLDPDPALPWKRMIEATQLTQTLLDEIGLESFLKTSGGKGLHIMVPLEPVHGWAEVKAFSQAIAQYLAKLLPKHFSAVSGPKNRVGRIFIDYLRNSQGASTVAAYSVRAREGLGVSVPIHRDELADLKGANLWTIRNLIPRLEEQGQDDPWAGIDETRQTITAEMRERLGMK; encoded by the coding sequence ATGGCCCTCGACGAATACAACAGAAAGCGCGACTTCGCGGCGACGCCCGAACCTGGCGGCGACGCCAAGCCGAGGGCCAAGCGCGATAAGAGCCAGGCGCTGCAGTACTGTATCCAGAAGCACGATGCGTCGAGGCTGCATTACGATTTTCGCCTCGAGCTCGACGGCACGCTCAAGAGCTGGGCAGTGCCGAAAGGCCCGTCGCTCGACCCAAAATCGCGTCGGCTGGCGGTACACGTCGAAGATCATCCGCTGGACTATGCGACCTTTGAAGGCACCATCCCGGCGGGGCACTACGGGGCGGGGGATGTAATCGTCTGGGATCGCGGTATCTGGATCCCTCAGGGTGACCCGCACGAAGGCTATCGCAAAGGCAAACTCAAGTTCGCCTTGGAGGGCGAAAAGCTCAGTGGAACCTGGAACCTCGTCCGCACCCGTATGGACGGCGGCAAGGAACAGTGGTTTCTGATCAAGTCGAACGATGAAGCAGCACGGCCGGAGCAGGAATACGAGATCGTCAAGGAACAACCGGACAGCGTGCTCAGTGACCGTACGCTGATCCCACGTAAGCGCGGCAAGGCAAAGCTCGAAGTCGACGCCAAGCCGGTCAAAGCTCCGGCGGCTCGCAGCCGTAAAAAAGCTGAGAAAGCGACGCTATCCGGGGCCAAGCCCGCGCCGTTGCCCGACAGCATCAAGCCGCAGCTGGCGACCCTTGTCGAGTCGGTCCCCGACGGCGACTGGCGCTACGAGGTTAAGTTCGACGGTTACCGGATCATGGCGCGGATCGAATCCGGCAAGGTGCAATTGTTCACACGTAACGGCCACGACTGGACGGCAAAAATGCCGCAGCAGGCCGAGGCGCTTGCGGCTCTTGGGCTGGAGTCGGCCTGGCTCGACGGAGAAGTCGTGGTGCCTAACGAGGAGGGCACGCCGGATTTTCAGGCCCTGCAAAACGCCTTCGAAGTCGGGCGTAGCGGTTCCATCGTCTACTACCTGTTCGACCTTCCTTATCTCAATGGCATGGACCTGAGAGAGGTGCCGCTGGAAGAGCGTCGGGCGGCGCTGAGCCAAGTGTTGGAAACCAACGACAATGACCTGCTGCGTTTTTCCGCCGACTTCAGCGAGGAACCGGAAAGCATGCTGGAAAGCGCCTGCCAGATGAAGCTGGAAGGCCTTATTGGCAAGCGCGCCGGCAGCACTTACGTCTCCAAGCGAAGCAGCAGCTGGGTGAAGATCAAGTGCAAGAACCGTCAGGAGTTCATCATCGTCGGCTACACCGATCCCAAGGGTGCGCGCAGCGGCTTTGGTGCATTGTTGCTGGGTCTGCATGATGAAAAAGGTGAACTGCGGTATGCCGGCAAGGTGGGTACCGGTTTCAATCAAGCGACGCTAAAAAGCCTGCACGCCAAGCTCAAGCCATTAGAAGTCGACAAGCACCCGCTGGCCAAGGCACCACCCGCCGCAGATGTGCGGGGCGCGCACTGGCTCAAGCCGGACCTGATGTGTGAAGTGGCGTTCGCGGAAATGACCCGTCAGGGCGTGATTCGCCACTCCGTGTTTCACGGATTGCGTGCTGACAAGCCTGCCAAGGCGATTACCCATGAGCGTCCGGCAAAAGCGGCAAAACCAGCCGCCGGCTCCGGAAAGTCTGCTGGCAAGAACGCGGTCAGCGCCGGTGGCAAGATCAAGATTTCCAATCCAGACCGGATCATCGACAAATCCATCGGCGCCACAAAAATGGAGCTGGCACGGTTCTACGCAGACGTTGCACCTTGGGCGCTACCGTACCTGCGCAAAAGGCCGTTGGCATTGGTGCGCGCACCCGAAGGCATCGATGGTGAATTGTTCTTTCAGAAACATATCGAGAAGTTGAGCATCCCGCACATCACGCAGCTCGACACCGCGCTGTTCCCCAAGCATGCGGCGCTTATGACGATCGACACCGTCGAAGCGCTGGTCAGCGCAGCGCAGATGGGCACCATCGAACTTCACACCTGGAACGCCGTAGCGCCGGTGCTCGATCACCCAGATCGCTTTGTTCTGGATCTCGACCCCGATCCCGCGTTGCCCTGGAAACGGATGATTGAAGCCACTCAATTGACCCAGACCTTGCTGGATGAGATCGGGTTGGAGTCGTTCCTCAAGACCAGCGGTGGCAAGGGCTTGCACATCATGGTGCCGCTTGAACCGGTGCACGGTTGGGCCGAGGTCAAGGCGTTCAGCCAGGCCATCGCGCAATACTTGGCAAAGCTGCTGCCCAAACATTTCTCGGCGGTCAGCGGCCCGAAGAACCGCGTCGGACGAATATTCATTGACTACCTACGCAACAGTCAGGGTGCCAGCACAGTGGCGGCGTATTCGGTGCGAGCTCGGGAGGGCTTGGGTGTGTCCGTCCCCATTCATCGTGACGAGCTAGCCGATCTGAAGGGCGCCAATCTCTGGACCATTCGTAATCTGATTCCACGTTTGGAAGAACAGGGCCAGGACGATCCATGGGCTGGCATCGACGAGACACGGCAGACCATTACCGCAGAGATGCGCGAACGGCTGGGGATGAAATGA
- a CDS encoding MBL fold metallo-hydrolase produces MLFQRTFAGTLFLALSLTAGASLANDTTNHSSASAAAEVQMQQIRNATVKISYADTTFLVDPMLAKKGTYPGFEGTYRSELRNPLVELPMSTQNILSGVDAVIVTHTHLDHWDDAAQQLLPKDMPLFVQNESDAKIIRDQGFKDVRILEDGTEFGGVTLSKTGGQHGTDTMYANAQIAESLGEAMGVVFEAPGQKTTYLIGDTIWRDEVDQALTQYSPEIIVVNAGYALLTGYEGAIIMGKEDVARVAQAVPDARILATHMDSINHMGQTRQELNAYVTEKGIQDRVDIPEDGAVITY; encoded by the coding sequence ATGCTGTTTCAACGCACCTTCGCAGGCACTCTCTTTTTAGCGCTCAGCCTCACAGCCGGCGCCAGTTTGGCCAATGACACAACCAACCATTCGTCTGCATCGGCCGCTGCTGAGGTACAGATGCAGCAGATCCGCAACGCCACGGTGAAGATCAGCTACGCCGATACGACATTCCTCGTCGATCCGATGTTGGCGAAGAAAGGCACCTACCCCGGTTTCGAAGGTACTTATCGCAGCGAGCTGCGAAACCCGCTGGTCGAGCTACCAATGTCGACGCAGAACATCCTCAGTGGAGTAGACGCCGTCATCGTGACGCATACCCACCTAGACCATTGGGACGACGCGGCCCAGCAGTTGCTGCCGAAAGATATGCCGCTGTTCGTGCAGAACGAATCGGATGCGAAGATCATCCGTGATCAAGGCTTCAAGGATGTCCGTATTCTCGAAGACGGAACAGAATTCGGCGGGGTTACGCTGAGCAAGACCGGTGGCCAGCATGGCACCGACACGATGTACGCCAATGCTCAAATTGCTGAATCTCTCGGTGAAGCAATGGGTGTAGTTTTCGAGGCCCCGGGCCAGAAAACAACGTACCTGATCGGCGACACCATCTGGCGCGACGAAGTTGATCAGGCACTGACTCAGTACAGTCCAGAAATCATCGTGGTGAACGCGGGCTACGCACTGCTGACCGGCTACGAAGGTGCCATCATCATGGGCAAGGAAGACGTGGCACGTGTAGCCCAGGCGGTGCCTGACGCCCGGATCCTCGCAACGCATATGGACTCGATCAACCATATGGGCCAGACCCGCCAGGAGCTCAACGCCTACGTGACCGAGAAAGGCATTCAAGACCGTGTCGACATCCCCGAAGACGGGGCTGTGATCACCTACTAA
- a CDS encoding GlxA family transcriptional regulator → MPNQPQTELGIVLYPGVQMATVFGLTDLFGIAGRFNGSADDPDRPPLRISHWQLGETDQTAKRVHDSHADACCKPSVLILPPSLEEPITAKAALPYRDWLCQQHHAGVRLASICAGAFLLGETGLLAGRTATTHWLYVERFSDRFPDVRLDADQLIIDSDDIITAGGLMAWTDLGLRLVDRYLGAKAMIDTAQMLVIDPPGRQQRYYSAFSPRLNHGDSAILAVQQWLQETAAEEVALAELAQRAGLEERTFLRRFRKATGMTTTDYWQRLRVARARELLQTGRLPIERVAWEVGYADPGAFRKVFTRVVGLTPGAYRRRFGMESGTTH, encoded by the coding sequence ATGCCGAACCAACCGCAAACCGAATTAGGCATCGTCCTCTACCCCGGCGTTCAGATGGCGACGGTATTCGGCCTGACTGATCTCTTCGGCATCGCCGGGCGGTTCAATGGGTCGGCGGACGACCCTGACCGACCCCCGCTACGTATCAGCCATTGGCAACTGGGCGAAACCGATCAGACAGCCAAGCGCGTTCATGACTCGCACGCCGACGCCTGCTGCAAGCCCAGCGTACTGATCCTGCCGCCCAGCCTGGAGGAGCCGATCACTGCCAAGGCCGCGCTGCCCTATCGCGATTGGCTCTGCCAACAGCACCACGCCGGCGTGCGGTTGGCATCGATCTGCGCCGGGGCATTTCTGCTTGGCGAAACCGGCCTGCTGGCTGGGCGTACGGCAACCACCCACTGGCTATATGTCGAGCGCTTTTCGGACCGCTTTCCGGACGTACGCCTGGATGCCGACCAGCTCATCATTGACTCCGACGACATCATCACCGCCGGCGGGCTCATGGCCTGGACCGATCTGGGGCTGCGGCTGGTCGACCGTTACCTGGGTGCGAAAGCCATGATCGATACCGCGCAGATGCTGGTCATCGATCCACCGGGCCGGCAGCAACGCTACTACAGCGCCTTCTCGCCGCGACTGAACCACGGCGACAGCGCCATCCTTGCCGTCCAGCAATGGCTGCAAGAGACCGCTGCCGAAGAGGTTGCACTGGCCGAGCTCGCACAACGCGCCGGCCTTGAGGAACGGACATTTCTGCGACGCTTCCGCAAAGCAACCGGCATGACCACGACCGACTACTGGCAGCGACTACGCGTTGCTCGAGCCCGCGAGTTGCTGCAGACCGGTCGTTTGCCCATCGAGCGGGTGGCCTGGGAGGTCGGTTACGCCGACCCGGGCGCGTTCAGAAAGGTGTTTACCCGAGTGGTTGGGCTTACACCCGGTGCCTATCGGCGTCGCTTTGGTATGGAGTCAGGCACAACGCACTGA
- a CDS encoding cysteine hydrolase family protein, giving the protein MSKRALVVIDLQNEYLPTGKLPLSGIEGAVANAAKVIADARAKDIPVIHVRHEFAHGEMSVFEPGSEGVQIQPAVAPQAGEPVVVKNYPNSFRDTNLKQLLDEKGVNELVVVGAMSHMCVDAGVRAAADMGYPVTVIHDACATMDLEFGGVQVPAAQVHAVMMAALGFAYASLQSTADYLAD; this is encoded by the coding sequence ATGAGCAAGCGAGCACTGGTCGTAATCGACCTTCAGAATGAATACCTACCCACGGGCAAGCTGCCACTCAGCGGCATCGAAGGCGCCGTCGCAAACGCGGCAAAGGTAATCGCCGATGCCCGCGCCAAGGACATTCCAGTCATCCATGTTCGTCATGAGTTCGCTCATGGGGAAATGTCGGTGTTCGAACCTGGCAGCGAGGGCGTGCAGATCCAGCCCGCCGTTGCGCCACAGGCGGGTGAGCCTGTGGTGGTGAAGAACTACCCGAACTCCTTCCGCGACACGAACCTCAAGCAGTTGCTGGACGAGAAAGGCGTGAACGAACTGGTCGTGGTCGGCGCCATGAGCCACATGTGTGTCGACGCCGGTGTACGTGCGGCGGCCGACATGGGCTACCCGGTCACCGTCATTCACGATGCCTGCGCCACCATGGATCTGGAGTTCGGCGGCGTGCAAGTGCCAGCGGCGCAGGTGCACGCCGTGATGATGGCTGCCCTGGGCTTCGCCTATGCCAGCCTGCAATCGACCGCAGACTACCTCGCGGACTGA
- a CDS encoding GlxA family transcriptional regulator, whose translation MTSLNVCVVAFEGVSLFHLSVPAMVLGGGDEASDGPRYEVSYCAAKPGKVLCDQGLTIDVPDGMAAMAGADIVIVPAWNDPEKPAPDALVEGLRQAHARGALIVGLCLGAFVLGDAGLLDGREATTHWVAREVFARRFPRSHFRPDVLYVADDNVITSAGTVAAIDCCLHLLRQRHGADVANRIARLLVTPPHRQGGQAQYIEQPVPQLPSESRLPEVLTWARQHIHEALSLDALAEVAHMSRRTFTRRFREATGTTFIKWLNAERVARAQQLLETTEMPIECVASQAGFGTTLSLRQQFAAQLGTTPTEYRRTFHAVVA comes from the coding sequence ATGACCTCGCTGAATGTCTGTGTTGTCGCGTTCGAAGGCGTGAGCCTGTTCCATCTCTCTGTCCCTGCGATGGTCCTGGGTGGAGGGGACGAAGCGTCGGACGGCCCTCGCTATGAGGTGTCTTATTGCGCGGCGAAGCCGGGCAAGGTGCTCTGCGATCAGGGACTTACGATCGACGTGCCAGACGGGATGGCAGCCATGGCGGGTGCCGACATCGTCATCGTCCCTGCGTGGAATGATCCTGAAAAACCGGCGCCCGATGCGCTTGTCGAGGGTTTACGGCAGGCTCACGCGCGCGGCGCCTTGATCGTCGGCCTGTGCCTTGGCGCCTTCGTACTGGGCGACGCCGGGCTGCTCGATGGACGCGAAGCGACCACACACTGGGTGGCCCGTGAGGTGTTCGCCCGGCGCTTTCCGCGCAGTCATTTCCGGCCCGACGTGCTTTACGTGGCGGACGATAATGTCATCACCTCGGCCGGCACGGTGGCGGCGATCGATTGCTGCCTGCATCTCCTGCGTCAACGCCACGGGGCGGACGTGGCCAACCGGATTGCGCGACTGCTGGTGACACCTCCACATCGTCAAGGCGGACAGGCGCAGTACATCGAACAGCCGGTCCCCCAGCTGCCGAGCGAAAGCCGGCTACCCGAGGTGCTGACCTGGGCGCGACAGCATATTCATGAGGCCTTATCGCTGGATGCGCTGGCCGAGGTCGCCCATATGAGCCGTCGAACCTTCACTCGGCGATTCCGTGAGGCGACCGGTACCACCTTTATCAAATGGCTAAACGCCGAGCGAGTGGCAAGGGCCCAGCAATTGCTGGAAACGACCGAGATGCCTATCGAATGCGTCGCCTCGCAGGCTGGTTTCGGCACTACGTTGTCACTGCGCCAACAGTTTGCCGCCCAGCTGGGCACAACGCCCACCGAGTATCGACGTACGTTTCATGCTGTTGTTGCCTGA
- a CDS encoding YegP family protein produces the protein MSGTFEIYNDKAGEFRFRLKANNGQAILASEGYKDKSGCLNGVESVKKNAPDDARYERKASGADKFMFNLKAGNHQVVGTSQSYASEASRDKGIESVKNHAPDAKVVEVGN, from the coding sequence ATGTCTGGGACGTTTGAAATATACAACGACAAAGCGGGTGAATTTCGTTTTCGGCTCAAAGCCAACAATGGCCAAGCAATTCTGGCCAGCGAGGGCTACAAGGATAAGTCTGGATGTCTAAATGGAGTCGAGTCAGTCAAAAAAAATGCGCCTGATGATGCACGCTACGAGCGTAAGGCCAGCGGGGCTGACAAGTTTATGTTCAACCTTAAGGCGGGTAATCACCAAGTAGTCGGGACGAGCCAGTCATATGCCTCCGAAGCCTCACGCGACAAGGGTATCGAGTCGGTGAAAAACCACGCACCCGACGCTAAGGTTGTTGAGGTGGGCAATTAA
- a CDS encoding AraC family transcriptional regulator, with protein MAETLLEIVRRHTEGACARDGVASTACGLIAIRKTATTSLEHTLPRPLLCLVLQGSKRVSIGNQQLDYAAGDSMLITANQPMVSQIMQASASTPYLSLALDLDLCIIADLVLEMQAQALSVTPHEHTSTYEQVADTALRLMQLLDRPAALALLHQQLLREVHYWLLTGIHGAAIRQLGTPDSHVHRIARSVAVLRAEYANALPAERLAAVAGMSRSSFHQHFRAITSLTPLQFQKQLRLIEARRLIVSEGRSSSSAAFEVGYEGASHFARDYLRMFGILPGKDRLETSRPRRQK; from the coding sequence ATGGCCGAGACGCTACTTGAAATTGTTCGCCGCCATACCGAAGGCGCGTGTGCACGTGACGGTGTTGCATCTACCGCTTGCGGGCTTATTGCTATTCGCAAAACCGCGACTACTTCGTTGGAGCATACGCTGCCAAGGCCGCTGTTGTGCCTGGTGCTGCAGGGCAGCAAGCGCGTTTCCATTGGTAACCAACAGCTGGATTACGCTGCTGGCGACTCCATGCTGATCACTGCCAACCAGCCCATGGTCAGCCAGATCATGCAGGCGAGTGCGAGCACGCCTTATCTGTCGCTCGCACTTGATCTGGACCTTTGCATAATCGCCGATCTGGTGCTGGAAATGCAGGCGCAGGCGTTAAGCGTCACACCTCATGAACATACTTCAACATACGAGCAAGTCGCCGACACCGCGTTGCGTTTGATGCAGCTGCTTGACCGTCCGGCCGCATTGGCCCTGCTACATCAGCAATTGCTGCGCGAAGTCCACTATTGGCTACTCACGGGTATACACGGCGCAGCGATACGCCAACTCGGCACGCCTGACAGTCATGTTCATCGCATAGCCCGCTCCGTTGCGGTATTGCGAGCCGAGTACGCCAACGCGCTGCCGGCCGAACGGCTGGCTGCCGTAGCGGGTATGAGCCGCTCTTCGTTTCACCAACATTTCAGGGCGATCACTTCACTCACACCGTTGCAGTTCCAGAAGCAATTACGACTGATCGAGGCGCGGCGCTTGATCGTGTCTGAAGGCAGGTCATCCAGTAGCGCAGCGTTCGAGGTTGGTTATGAAGGTGCTTCACACTTTGCAAGAGACTACCTACGCATGTTTGGCATATTGCCTGGCAAGGATCGGCTAGAAACCAGCAGACCGCGTCGCCAAAAATAG
- a CDS encoding putative quinol monooxygenase: MTDNTTQPGPVPFPAPSAPVLPHHGVQVSGEQGDDGRKAFYIHIEAIPGSEAQVVQMLRDILACVEQEPATGPWYGVRYSQTTFGVFEAFPNLAGRQAHVEGGGGKIFRDITRMNSILAYPAHVYRLDILMSKEVFAR; this comes from the coding sequence ATGACTGACAACACAACCCAACCAGGCCCTGTTCCATTCCCGGCTCCGTCCGCACCCGTATTGCCCCACCACGGCGTCCAGGTTAGTGGCGAGCAGGGCGATGACGGTCGCAAAGCCTTCTACATTCACATTGAGGCCATCCCTGGCAGCGAGGCTCAGGTCGTGCAGATGCTAAGGGACATTCTCGCCTGTGTTGAGCAGGAGCCGGCAACCGGACCTTGGTATGGCGTGCGGTACTCGCAGACGACTTTCGGCGTATTCGAGGCGTTCCCGAATCTGGCAGGAAGGCAGGCCCACGTGGAAGGTGGCGGTGGAAAAATATTCAGAGACATAACGCGGATGAATTCGATACTCGCCTATCCGGCTCATGTCTATCGATTAGACATACTTATGAGCAAAGAGGTATTCGCGCGCTGA